In Tachysurus fulvidraco isolate hzauxx_2018 chromosome 1, HZAU_PFXX_2.0, whole genome shotgun sequence, a single window of DNA contains:
- the LOC113636814 gene encoding agouti-related protein isoform X1 — translation MLCVVIFCWLSLSAVQVASGLVRNNRMEVSHPSLRRTDTSFFPDITVQDSGPAVDAVQLQIDSVEEQLMVDPVSYDEFPQDMADAVQLQRRGTRSPGRCIPHQQSCLGHQLPCCDSCDTCYCRFFKAFCYCRSMDHSCKHRRA, via the exons ATGTTGTGTGTCGTGATCTTCTGCTGGTTGAGTCTCAGCGCCGTCCAGGTGGCGTCGGGTCTCGTCCGCAATAACCGCATGGAGGTCTCACATCCGAGCCTGAGGAGGACAGATACCTCGTTCTTCCCTGACATCA CCGTGCAAGATTCAGGTCCTGCAGTGGATGCAGTACAACTTCAAATCGATTCAGTCGAGGAACAGCTGATGGTGGATCCTGTTTCCTATGATGAG TTCCCACAGGACATGGCAGATGCAGTACAGCTCCAGAGGAGAGGCACACGTTCACCAGGTCGATGTATCCCGCATCAGCAGTCATGCCTGGGCCATCAGCTGCCCTGCTGTGACTCATGCGATACCTGCTACTGCCGCTTTTTCAAAGCCTTCTGTTATTGTCGCAGCATGGACCACAGCTGCAAACACAGACGCGCCTAG
- the LOC113636814 gene encoding agouti-related protein isoform X2, whose amino-acid sequence MLCVVIFCWLSLSAVQVASGLVRNNRMEVSHPSLRRTDTSFFPDITVQDSGPAVDAVQLQIDSVEEQLMVDPVSYDEDMADAVQLQRRGTRSPGRCIPHQQSCLGHQLPCCDSCDTCYCRFFKAFCYCRSMDHSCKHRRA is encoded by the exons ATGTTGTGTGTCGTGATCTTCTGCTGGTTGAGTCTCAGCGCCGTCCAGGTGGCGTCGGGTCTCGTCCGCAATAACCGCATGGAGGTCTCACATCCGAGCCTGAGGAGGACAGATACCTCGTTCTTCCCTGACATCA CCGTGCAAGATTCAGGTCCTGCAGTGGATGCAGTACAACTTCAAATCGATTCAGTCGAGGAACAGCTGATGGTGGATCCTGTTTCCTATGATGAG GACATGGCAGATGCAGTACAGCTCCAGAGGAGAGGCACACGTTCACCAGGTCGATGTATCCCGCATCAGCAGTCATGCCTGGGCCATCAGCTGCCCTGCTGTGACTCATGCGATACCTGCTACTGCCGCTTTTTCAAAGCCTTCTGTTATTGTCGCAGCATGGACCACAGCTGCAAACACAGACGCGCCTAG